One segment of Streptomyces roseifaciens DNA contains the following:
- a CDS encoding LamG-like jellyroll fold domain-containing protein → MSGEQHLLKVYSDRSYVHTTTVRHQGTTVALAMDDRRRLVYTVLDLARHDEARGELDAAYWSENPLPLPFPSEVTDVGFAAVGATALPAVKRGGRVEAAPGERLGADETDPFLSTTARLTELAPFHALSDGTHIVVLRQSVGAGHPDAVHKLAGGASSGDPDRTDYAKDRDGAKIPLVADTLLCDRFLLVGGELKPVLEARYRRSRHKDRPDSAKDSLGTTDMEGRPFREPTQELSFVRNLSGGRFAALMVPTAVHGQQRWQVFAHNDATGRIDSFNVEQGRDGLFNLQGTQAWTSPDPAHRDAVYERSPGTCPFTGQPLIPVVSTEGHAETALAFGEGDAHVRVAEGPELAGRDFTVEFWARRTATGRQEFLVGHGDEAGAPRKSLHIGFREDDRFTFAFYADDLNADGPVTDTSWHHWACVYDHGARRQTVYRDGEEAGSRATESGYTGTGPLLLGRALAQGARAELDEVRIWDRARTSDELKRDKAVRLVGNDPGLVAYYRFDEGSGTRLHDQTDGARHGELVGDPKWVTSEAPVGDHPGVRRDSFAVTGRAVVSGLSAVLYHQQEETAVGYGQEPKPAKRQARVLLSYATSGPDPKTGAATGEAYAATVDFGVGRDGRLAQVPDELALPVLAAPEASGDVEAISRLDAQVRELDREAAGKETEIARLASQTADAQQAREERDALKSRLDNNMLAWFWRVRFKQQRDGQDLYLAVSGRLQNEAPLVRTTNKDDATAVWHFVDHGGTHDGYPLYFMMNEAGELDVHVRDESRDNGAELVLWRRNISGWNSHFTVRDLGDGHSALVNRYSGKAISAIDRIHRDRVVQYDLGTVTASGEAAVVMERLRPRGYDSGIQSQHDRLALAEARLREADAGQEKIGRLQRELAVIQAELTAKREELARLTGGLKGADDIALPMPQLSVDRTGLSSSGALLEFARGADRPYLLDSATGSVVLYFRGADGQFFATYYDTLVSRATRQLAGPDGTAMTFAARDAGTDLAGLTIQIMDVGDAGLCELTIRRGKESEIWRRLPRRAAGFAAAVNGAAGQAYDYAQQAESNRPGVPLSAGSRLLVVDPGRAQEVPLGAVPDLVTGHGPRWRADKPGRAYAFDGRQNVLTMDGQLDRAAATGDLTLEAWVNPERVRGAARVVHANTGDNPFSLTLLAPPAPPATPALSFDGKSGVAVTDTQLDVSAGDFTVEFWARRPAAPDGRPQIVVGHGTSHAADSSSLHIGFRADGAFTFAFYGDDLDTKEKYTDTAWHHWACVFTKASREQVIYRDGAEVARRTATREYRGSGPFSFGSSHAGWIPDYARVEMDEVRLWATARTATEIRARMGTRLKGDEDGLWGCWSCTGPASGPDGKPVVTDRSPQHCAVTLRGTVTTATAPEALTAGETPGYRIVAAVGNRLTATRASFPLREWTHLAAAYEQSWAVGLADGAYLEVPDNDALDVTGDLTVEVFCRVDALGTPQGLLSKGRAADGAGGSVPYRLLVLPDGRLEFGFEEPDGKLVRFASTESLTAGTFHRIAVVRKGGRSMQERKGSKEITAAGADGRPVRQTVELVESVDLQEWQDIRFFVDGREAGTARYEGPGPKGNTGTLDIGRARDGLETHSFTGVVSEARLWGVARDAAQLGTPVSARDRGLTTHWRFEENAGNTAADTTGSHAARLRGARWTANPDPRGSLFRLYRNGVSVACDPLEPAGVADADFADHGDAQLSLGARLKDGKAGQPFHGVLEEVRIWRTARTQEQVLDNLFTRLRGEKEDLIAYWSFDRASTDEAADLVRDEGLRGNHLALRAAPARPAAVLSTAPVSSDTAQVRSALAAMRTPFHETVSGAPAVAEYADMQYTVKGEAFGVLKRAYGYLRDGRWHLVTGYKVGDLVSEWVSQVQFDPQLVGYVEGAPPVPSENLTPNTVDPDRATYDGVASVEFTQADQVVHSLSSAKERSVDAAFGFALSNEVDVDMWMIAAPLGFGVAKSMAKAKVSVGVRGSLEFSNSWADETAVSQGENTARAMKVDLSGSWEDPLKPLNPALGRRYVPVNTGFALVQSQTADVFALRLAHSGTLVAYRIQPNPDIPKDWNVVPFPLNPRYTKQGTLDGTIGFDERGRVLDPDYAGGRDHGEYSYYKPREAYAIKRRIQREQQRLRGYYESVSTDTHAPDPTAERAGRVLGGAIGGDTSPGKGRETAGSSAGAGFSRRDLVNTYVWTADGGFFAETTETTDAVSETTSGSYSLSGSVGASVGTSFDVMGIGVNAQLDASVGGGLSVTRARGKEATRSFGLNVTCSPSGNVQQYDANRKPVFDSDGKPVNAPGKVDAYRFLSFYLGEDTEHFDTFFHKVVDPAWLENGADPNAAALRRARQSDRKPPCWRVMHRVTFVSRLLPPVPADGAAPLERTMRQLDLESNYELVRRLDPYVKGAATGRAELAGAVRSALAAHLPELSPHAEEVIGFLAQYYGVES, encoded by the coding sequence TTGTCCGGCGAGCAGCATCTGTTAAAGGTCTACAGCGACCGTTCCTACGTGCACACCACCACCGTGCGGCACCAGGGCACCACGGTCGCCCTGGCCATGGACGACCGGCGGCGGCTCGTCTACACGGTCCTCGACCTGGCGCGGCACGACGAGGCCAGGGGGGAACTCGACGCGGCCTACTGGTCGGAGAACCCCCTGCCGCTGCCCTTCCCGTCGGAGGTCACGGACGTGGGCTTCGCGGCCGTGGGCGCCACCGCGCTGCCCGCGGTCAAGCGCGGCGGCAGGGTCGAGGCCGCGCCCGGCGAGCGGCTGGGCGCGGACGAGACGGACCCGTTCCTGTCCACGACGGCCAGGCTCACCGAGCTCGCCCCCTTCCACGCGCTGTCCGACGGCACCCACATCGTGGTGCTGCGCCAGTCCGTGGGCGCCGGTCACCCCGACGCGGTGCACAAGCTGGCAGGCGGGGCGTCGTCCGGGGACCCGGACCGTACGGACTATGCGAAGGACCGCGACGGCGCGAAGATCCCGCTCGTCGCGGACACGCTGCTGTGCGACCGCTTCCTGCTCGTCGGCGGGGAGCTGAAGCCCGTACTGGAGGCCCGCTACCGGCGCAGCCGGCACAAGGACCGGCCGGATTCGGCCAAGGACAGCCTGGGTACGACGGACATGGAGGGGCGTCCCTTCCGCGAGCCGACCCAGGAGCTGTCGTTCGTACGGAACCTCTCCGGCGGCCGGTTCGCCGCGCTGATGGTCCCCACCGCCGTGCACGGACAGCAGCGCTGGCAGGTCTTCGCGCACAACGACGCCACCGGCCGGATCGACTCCTTCAACGTCGAGCAGGGCCGCGACGGGCTGTTCAACCTCCAGGGCACCCAGGCCTGGACGAGCCCCGACCCGGCGCACCGCGACGCCGTATACGAACGCTCCCCCGGCACCTGCCCGTTCACCGGGCAGCCACTGATACCCGTGGTCAGCACGGAGGGGCACGCGGAGACCGCGCTGGCCTTCGGCGAGGGCGATGCGCACGTGCGCGTCGCCGAGGGGCCGGAGCTGGCCGGCCGCGACTTCACCGTCGAGTTCTGGGCGCGGCGCACGGCGACGGGCCGCCAGGAGTTCCTCGTCGGTCACGGCGACGAGGCGGGCGCTCCCCGCAAGTCCCTGCACATCGGCTTCCGCGAGGACGACCGCTTCACCTTCGCCTTCTACGCCGACGACCTCAACGCCGACGGCCCGGTCACGGACACCTCCTGGCACCACTGGGCCTGCGTCTACGACCACGGGGCCCGCCGGCAGACCGTCTACCGCGACGGCGAGGAGGCCGGCAGCCGCGCCACGGAGTCCGGCTACACCGGCACCGGCCCCCTCCTGCTGGGCCGCGCACTCGCCCAGGGCGCCCGCGCCGAGCTCGACGAGGTGCGGATCTGGGACCGCGCCCGGACCTCCGACGAGCTCAAGCGCGACAAGGCCGTCCGCCTCGTCGGCAACGACCCCGGCCTCGTCGCCTACTACCGCTTCGACGAGGGCTCCGGCACCCGCCTGCACGACCAGACCGACGGCGCCCGCCACGGCGAGCTCGTCGGCGACCCGAAGTGGGTGACGTCCGAGGCGCCCGTCGGCGACCACCCGGGCGTCCGGCGTGACAGCTTCGCCGTGACCGGCCGCGCGGTCGTCTCCGGCCTGTCCGCGGTCCTCTACCACCAGCAGGAGGAGACCGCCGTCGGCTACGGGCAGGAGCCCAAGCCCGCCAAGCGCCAGGCGCGCGTGCTCCTGTCGTACGCCACCTCCGGGCCCGACCCGAAGACCGGTGCCGCCACCGGCGAGGCGTACGCGGCCACCGTCGACTTCGGCGTCGGCCGGGACGGGCGCCTCGCGCAGGTGCCGGACGAGCTGGCGCTGCCGGTGCTCGCGGCACCGGAGGCCAGCGGGGACGTCGAGGCGATCAGCCGGCTGGACGCCCAGGTCCGGGAGCTGGACCGGGAGGCCGCGGGCAAGGAGACGGAGATCGCGCGGCTGGCGTCGCAGACCGCGGACGCGCAGCAGGCGCGTGAGGAGCGCGACGCGCTCAAGAGCCGGCTGGACAACAACATGCTGGCGTGGTTCTGGCGCGTGCGGTTCAAGCAGCAGCGCGACGGCCAGGACCTGTACCTCGCGGTGTCGGGCCGGCTCCAGAACGAGGCCCCGCTGGTCAGGACCACGAACAAGGACGACGCGACCGCCGTTTGGCACTTCGTCGATCACGGCGGCACCCACGACGGCTACCCCCTCTACTTCATGATGAACGAGGCGGGCGAGCTCGACGTGCACGTCCGCGACGAGAGCCGGGACAACGGCGCCGAGCTGGTCCTGTGGCGGCGCAACATCAGCGGCTGGAACAGCCACTTCACCGTGCGCGACCTCGGCGACGGCCACTCGGCCCTCGTCAACCGCTACAGCGGCAAGGCGATCAGCGCCATCGACCGCATCCACCGCGACCGGGTGGTCCAGTACGACCTCGGCACGGTCACCGCGAGCGGCGAGGCGGCGGTCGTCATGGAGCGGCTCCGGCCCCGCGGGTACGACTCCGGGATCCAGAGCCAGCACGACCGCCTCGCGCTCGCCGAGGCCCGGCTGCGCGAGGCCGACGCCGGCCAGGAGAAGATCGGCCGGCTGCAGCGGGAGCTCGCCGTCATCCAGGCCGAGCTGACCGCCAAGCGCGAGGAGCTCGCGCGCCTCACCGGCGGCCTCAAGGGCGCGGACGACATCGCCCTGCCGATGCCGCAGCTCTCCGTCGACCGGACCGGCCTCAGCTCCTCCGGCGCCCTGCTGGAGTTCGCCCGCGGCGCCGACCGCCCGTACCTGCTGGACAGCGCCACCGGCAGCGTCGTGCTGTACTTCCGGGGCGCCGACGGGCAGTTCTTCGCGACGTACTACGACACCCTCGTCTCCCGCGCCACCCGGCAGCTCGCCGGTCCCGACGGCACGGCGATGACGTTCGCCGCCCGGGACGCGGGCACCGACCTCGCCGGCCTGACCATCCAGATCATGGACGTCGGCGACGCCGGGCTGTGCGAGCTGACGATCCGGCGCGGCAAGGAGAGCGAGATCTGGCGCCGGCTGCCGCGCCGGGCCGCCGGCTTCGCCGCCGCTGTCAACGGTGCGGCGGGCCAGGCGTACGACTACGCGCAGCAGGCCGAGAGCAACCGGCCCGGTGTGCCGCTGTCGGCCGGTTCCCGGCTCCTGGTCGTCGACCCGGGCCGGGCGCAGGAGGTGCCGCTCGGCGCCGTGCCCGACCTCGTCACCGGTCACGGCCCCCGCTGGCGCGCGGACAAGCCCGGCCGGGCGTACGCCTTCGACGGCCGGCAGAACGTCCTGACCATGGACGGGCAGCTGGACCGCGCCGCCGCGACGGGCGACCTGACCCTGGAGGCGTGGGTCAACCCCGAGCGGGTGCGGGGAGCGGCCCGCGTCGTCCACGCCAACACCGGCGACAACCCGTTCTCCCTCACCCTGCTGGCCCCGCCCGCGCCGCCCGCGACCCCCGCGCTGTCCTTCGACGGAAAGAGCGGCGTCGCCGTCACGGACACGCAGCTCGACGTGTCCGCAGGCGACTTCACGGTCGAGTTCTGGGCGCGGCGGCCCGCGGCCCCCGACGGCCGCCCGCAGATCGTGGTCGGCCACGGCACGTCCCACGCCGCCGACAGCTCCTCCCTGCACATCGGCTTCCGCGCGGACGGCGCCTTCACCTTCGCCTTCTACGGGGACGACCTCGACACGAAGGAGAAGTACACCGACACCGCCTGGCACCACTGGGCGTGCGTCTTCACCAAGGCCTCCCGTGAGCAGGTGATCTACCGGGACGGCGCGGAGGTGGCCCGGCGCACGGCGACGCGCGAGTACCGGGGATCCGGACCCTTCAGCTTCGGCAGCTCCCACGCCGGCTGGATCCCGGACTACGCGCGCGTCGAGATGGACGAGGTGCGGCTGTGGGCCACCGCCCGTACCGCAACCGAGATCCGTGCGCGGATGGGGACGCGGCTCAAGGGCGACGAGGACGGCCTCTGGGGCTGCTGGTCCTGCACGGGGCCGGCTTCCGGGCCCGACGGGAAGCCGGTCGTCACCGACCGCTCGCCGCAGCACTGCGCCGTCACCCTGCGCGGCACCGTCACCACGGCCACCGCCCCCGAGGCGCTCACCGCCGGCGAGACCCCCGGCTACCGCATCGTCGCCGCCGTGGGCAACCGCCTCACCGCCACCCGCGCCTCCTTCCCCCTGCGCGAGTGGACCCACCTGGCCGCCGCCTACGAGCAGTCGTGGGCGGTCGGGCTCGCCGACGGGGCGTACCTGGAGGTGCCCGACAACGACGCGCTCGACGTCACCGGCGACCTCACCGTGGAGGTGTTCTGCCGCGTCGACGCCCTGGGCACCCCCCAGGGCCTGCTCTCCAAGGGGCGTGCCGCCGACGGGGCGGGCGGCAGCGTCCCGTACCGGCTGCTCGTCCTGCCCGACGGGCGGCTGGAGTTCGGCTTCGAGGAGCCGGACGGGAAGCTCGTGCGGTTCGCCTCCACCGAGAGCCTCACCGCCGGAACGTTCCACCGGATCGCCGTCGTCCGCAAGGGCGGCCGGTCGATGCAGGAGCGCAAGGGCTCCAAGGAGATCACCGCGGCGGGCGCCGACGGCAGGCCCGTCAGGCAGACCGTGGAGCTCGTGGAGTCCGTCGACCTCCAGGAGTGGCAGGACATCCGCTTCTTCGTCGACGGCCGCGAGGCCGGCACCGCCCGCTACGAGGGGCCCGGTCCCAAGGGCAACACCGGCACGCTCGACATCGGCCGCGCCCGGGACGGCCTGGAGACGCACTCCTTCACCGGCGTCGTCTCCGAGGCGCGGCTGTGGGGCGTGGCGCGCGACGCGGCACAGCTCGGCACGCCCGTCTCGGCGCGCGACCGCGGGCTGACGACGCACTGGCGGTTCGAGGAGAACGCGGGCAACACCGCGGCCGACACCACCGGTTCGCACGCCGCCCGGCTGCGCGGGGCCCGCTGGACGGCCAACCCCGACCCGCGCGGCAGCCTCTTCCGCCTCTACCGCAACGGCGTCTCGGTGGCCTGCGACCCCCTGGAGCCCGCCGGCGTCGCGGACGCGGACTTCGCGGACCACGGCGACGCCCAGCTCTCCCTCGGCGCCCGGCTCAAGGACGGCAAGGCCGGGCAGCCCTTCCACGGCGTCCTGGAGGAGGTGCGGATCTGGCGGACCGCCCGTACCCAGGAGCAGGTCCTCGACAACCTCTTCACCCGCCTCAGGGGCGAGAAGGAGGACCTGATCGCCTACTGGTCCTTCGACCGGGCCTCCACCGACGAGGCGGCCGACCTCGTGCGCGACGAGGGGCTGCGCGGCAACCACCTGGCGCTGCGCGCCGCCCCCGCCCGGCCCGCCGCCGTCCTGTCCACCGCCCCCGTCTCCAGCGACACCGCCCAGGTCCGCTCCGCGCTCGCCGCGATGCGCACGCCGTTCCACGAGACGGTCTCGGGCGCGCCGGCCGTCGCCGAGTACGCGGACATGCAGTACACCGTCAAGGGCGAGGCGTTCGGCGTCCTCAAGCGGGCGTACGGCTACCTGCGCGACGGCCGCTGGCACCTGGTCACCGGCTACAAGGTCGGCGACCTCGTCAGCGAGTGGGTCAGCCAGGTGCAGTTCGACCCGCAGCTGGTCGGCTACGTGGAGGGCGCCCCGCCGGTGCCCTCGGAGAACCTCACGCCCAACACGGTCGACCCCGACCGCGCGACCTACGACGGCGTCGCCTCGGTGGAGTTCACCCAGGCCGACCAGGTCGTCCACTCGCTGTCGTCGGCCAAGGAGCGCAGCGTCGACGCGGCGTTCGGCTTCGCCCTCTCCAACGAGGTCGACGTCGACATGTGGATGATCGCCGCGCCGCTGGGCTTCGGCGTGGCCAAGTCCATGGCGAAGGCCAAGGTGTCGGTGGGCGTGCGCGGCAGCCTGGAGTTCTCCAACAGCTGGGCCGACGAGACGGCCGTCTCCCAGGGCGAGAACACCGCCCGTGCGATGAAGGTCGACCTGTCGGGCAGCTGGGAGGACCCGCTCAAGCCCCTCAACCCCGCCCTGGGCCGCCGCTACGTCCCCGTCAACACCGGCTTCGCCCTGGTCCAGTCCCAGACCGCGGACGTCTTCGCGCTGCGGCTCGCGCACAGCGGCACCCTGGTCGCCTACCGCATCCAGCCCAACCCGGACATCCCCAAGGACTGGAACGTCGTCCCGTTCCCCCTCAACCCCCGCTACACCAAGCAGGGCACGCTCGACGGAACGATCGGCTTCGACGAGCGCGGCCGGGTCCTCGACCCCGACTACGCGGGCGGCCGCGACCACGGCGAGTACAGCTACTACAAGCCGCGCGAGGCGTACGCGATCAAGCGGCGCATCCAGCGCGAGCAGCAGCGGCTGCGCGGCTACTACGAGTCGGTCTCCACCGACACCCACGCCCCGGACCCCACCGCCGAGCGGGCCGGCCGGGTGCTGGGCGGCGCGATCGGCGGCGACACCTCGCCCGGCAAGGGGCGGGAGACCGCGGGCAGCTCCGCCGGTGCGGGCTTCTCGCGCCGCGACCTGGTCAACACCTACGTCTGGACGGCGGACGGCGGCTTCTTCGCCGAGACGACGGAGACGACCGACGCCGTCAGCGAGACGACGTCCGGCTCGTACTCGCTGTCCGGCTCCGTGGGCGCCTCCGTGGGCACGTCCTTCGACGTGATGGGCATCGGGGTCAACGCGCAGCTCGACGCGTCGGTCGGCGGCGGCCTGTCCGTCACCCGGGCGCGGGGCAAGGAGGCGACGCGCTCCTTCGGGCTGAACGTCACCTGCTCGCCGTCGGGCAACGTCCAGCAGTACGACGCCAACCGCAAGCCGGTCTTCGACTCCGACGGCAAGCCCGTCAACGCGCCGGGCAAGGTGGACGCGTACCGGTTCCTCAGCTTCTACCTCGGCGAGGACACCGAGCACTTCGACACGTTCTTCCACAAGGTCGTCGACCCGGCCTGGCTGGAGAACGGCGCCGACCCGAACGCGGCCGCGCTGCGCCGGGCCCGGCAGTCGGACCGCAAGCCGCCGTGCTGGCGCGTGATGCACCGCGTCACGTTCGTCAGCAGGCTGCTGCCGCCCGTCCCGGCCGACGGCGCCGCCCCGCTGGAGCGGACGATGCGTCAGCTCGACCTGGAGAGCAACTACGAGCTCGTCCGGCGCCTCGACCCGTACGTCAAGGGCGCGGCCACCGGACGGGCCGAGCTCGCCGGGGCCGTGCGCAGCGCCCTCGCGGCGCACCTGCCGGAGCTGAGCCCGCACGCGGAGGAGGTGATCGGCTTCCTCGCGCAGTACTACGGCGTCGAGAGCTGA
- a CDS encoding dynamin family protein codes for MEVRPRLLDALSALRDRVDAARFPLPLPGAARARRNRAELLAQLDDYLVPRLCAPEAPLLAVVGGSTGAGKSTLVNSLVGRRVTEAGVLRPTTRTPVLVCHPDDHHWFAGQRVLPELRRVWVPAQDVTTLYDTDPDGRRSDEDAAAEPPSLRIETDRAMPPGLALVDAPDIDSLVARNRELAAELICAADIWVLVTTATRYADAVPWHLMRTAKEYDVTLVTVLDRVPHQVATEVSRHYGALLAAAGLGDVPRFTIPELPESAGGGTGLLPDTAVAGLRGWLHQRAQDPAARAVASARTVAGLLASLASRLPGLAGAAAVQHAAAVRLMQRVEDAYARASARVRSGVAAGETLAGDALTHWHGHPDDSTSDELLGALTASLAALVGCAVAAADEEVAAACTGDPAADAVLAPRDPDGAVGRIGVAVRRWRRCLEELAEEEVRAAEKGAGVDADRAAALLAAALLGGGTARAAGESLAELLGAQGALRLRDRGGQLLAECLGGVLDAERDRRTAPLEALDVTPDHQVELIAALSVLQRER; via the coding sequence TTGGAAGTACGGCCCCGACTGCTCGACGCACTGTCCGCACTGCGTGACCGTGTCGACGCCGCACGCTTCCCCCTCCCCCTTCCCGGCGCCGCCCGCGCCCGCCGAAACCGTGCCGAACTCCTGGCGCAACTCGATGACTACTTGGTGCCCCGCCTGTGCGCCCCCGAAGCGCCGCTCCTCGCCGTCGTCGGGGGATCGACCGGGGCGGGCAAGTCCACCCTCGTCAACTCCCTGGTGGGACGACGGGTCACCGAGGCGGGGGTCCTGCGGCCGACGACCCGTACGCCTGTGCTGGTCTGCCACCCGGACGACCACCACTGGTTCGCGGGGCAGCGGGTGCTGCCCGAGCTGCGCCGCGTCTGGGTGCCCGCCCAGGACGTCACCACCCTCTACGACACCGACCCCGACGGCCGCCGCAGCGACGAGGACGCCGCCGCCGAACCCCCCTCCCTGCGCATCGAGACCGACCGCGCCATGCCGCCCGGCCTCGCCCTCGTCGACGCCCCCGACATCGACTCCCTCGTCGCGCGCAACCGCGAGCTCGCCGCCGAGCTGATCTGCGCCGCCGACATCTGGGTGCTCGTCACCACCGCGACGCGGTACGCGGATGCGGTGCCCTGGCACCTGATGCGCACCGCCAAGGAGTACGACGTCACGCTCGTCACCGTGCTCGACCGCGTGCCCCACCAGGTCGCCACCGAGGTCTCCCGGCACTACGGCGCGCTGCTGGCGGCCGCGGGCCTCGGAGACGTGCCGCGCTTCACCATCCCCGAGCTCCCCGAGTCCGCGGGCGGCGGCACCGGGCTGCTGCCCGACACCGCCGTCGCGGGACTGCGCGGCTGGCTCCACCAGCGCGCCCAGGACCCCGCCGCCCGCGCCGTGGCCTCCGCCCGCACCGTCGCCGGGCTGCTGGCCTCCCTGGCCTCCCGGCTGCCCGGGCTCGCCGGTGCCGCCGCCGTCCAGCACGCCGCCGCCGTCCGGCTGATGCAGCGCGTGGAGGACGCCTACGCGAGGGCCTCGGCGCGCGTGCGGTCCGGGGTCGCCGCCGGGGAGACCCTCGCGGGCGACGCCCTCACCCACTGGCACGGCCACCCCGACGACAGCACCTCCGACGAGCTGCTCGGCGCGCTCACGGCCTCCCTCGCCGCCCTGGTCGGCTGCGCCGTCGCCGCCGCAGACGAGGAGGTCGCGGCGGCCTGCACGGGCGACCCGGCCGCGGACGCCGTCCTCGCCCCGCGCGACCCGGACGGGGCCGTCGGCCGGATCGGCGTCGCCGTGCGCCGCTGGCGGCGCTGCCTGGAGGAGCTCGCGGAGGAGGAGGTGCGGGCCGCCGAGAAGGGCGCCGGCGTCGACGCCGACCGGGCCGCCGCGCTGCTGGCCGCCGCCCTGCTGGGCGGCGGGACCGCCCGCGCGGCCGGCGAGAGCCTCGCCGAACTGCTCGGCGCCCAGGGCGCCCTGCGCCTGCGCGACCGCGGCGGGCAGCTCCTGGCCGAGTGCCTCGGCGGCGTGCTCGACGCCGAGCGCGACCGCCGCACCGCCCCGCTCGAAGCCCTCGACGTCACCCCCGACCACCAGGTCGAGCTCATCGCCGCGCTGTCCGTACTGCAGAGGGAGAGGTGA
- a CDS encoding DUF5994 family protein, whose protein sequence is MVAAIDRTTTDDAPSPPARLSLTPGTASGLLDGAWWPRSRDLSRELPALAERLDHSWGRVTRVTVNPAFWPVIPRTVAVTGHTVHVGWFANEQDPHKLLLFSYSADRLDLLIIPPETDPAAAARLMSAATTPGGLLTASRLMEDERTAGDATESRGREEEWETEGGHASPPAGKPAGPPNPVDPAASPRPGGESSRKDHP, encoded by the coding sequence ATGGTTGCCGCCATCGACCGTACGACCACCGACGACGCCCCTTCGCCGCCCGCTCGCCTGTCCCTGACGCCGGGGACGGCGTCGGGGCTTCTGGACGGCGCCTGGTGGCCTCGCTCGCGGGACCTCTCCCGCGAGCTCCCCGCGCTGGCGGAGAGGCTGGACCACTCCTGGGGGCGGGTCACCCGCGTCACGGTGAATCCGGCCTTCTGGCCCGTGATCCCGCGCACGGTTGCCGTCACCGGACACACGGTGCACGTGGGGTGGTTCGCGAATGAGCAGGACCCGCACAAGCTCCTCCTGTTCTCCTACAGCGCGGACCGCTTGGACCTGCTGATCATCCCGCCGGAGACCGACCCGGCCGCAGCCGCCCGGCTGATGTCCGCCGCGACCACCCCCGGAGGCCTCCTCACCGCGAGCAGGCTGATGGAGGACGAGCGAACGGCCGGCGACGCGACGGAGTCACGGGGCCGCGAAGAGGAGTGGGAGACCGAGGGCGGGCACGCGTCCCCACCGGCCGGGAAACCGGCCGGGCCTCCGAACCCGGTGGACCCCGCGGCCTCCCCTCGTCCCGGAGGGGAAAGCTCACGCAAGGACCATCCATGA
- a CDS encoding YjbQ family protein, whose translation MTGTFTTRTVDVTTGSAETMHDLTNACSAFLREVAHGRDGLLNVFTPHATSGLAVIETGAGSDNDLLAALRVVLPADDPGQDRHGGTGSGPDRMLPALVPPHATLPVVGGELELGTSQSVVLVTADQGGADRRVRLSFLG comes from the coding sequence ATGACCGGCACCTTCACCACCCGCACCGTCGACGTTACGACCGGCTCCGCCGAGACCATGCACGACCTGACGAACGCGTGCTCCGCGTTCCTCCGGGAGGTCGCTCACGGGCGGGACGGGCTGCTGAACGTCTTCACCCCGCACGCGACATCCGGTCTGGCTGTCATCGAGACCGGCGCGGGCAGCGACAACGACCTGCTGGCGGCCCTCCGTGTGGTTCTTCCCGCGGACGACCCCGGGCAGGACCGTCACGGAGGTACGGGCTCCGGCCCTGATCGCATGCTCCCCGCTCTGGTCCCACCCCACGCCACGCTGCCCGTGGTCGGCGGTGAGCTGGAGCTGGGGACCTCCCAGTCCGTCGTCCTGGTGACCGCCGATCAAGGCGGCGCCGATCGCCGGGTCCGGCTGTCCTTCCTCGGCTGA